The Pseudodesulfovibrio sediminis genome includes the window GGTTGGAACAGGTGGTCATCAACCTGCTGCTCAATGCCCGTGACGCCATCGAGGAGAAATGGAACGGCCAGGGGTTGATGGCGGACAAACGCATCCACCTCACCTCGTTCAGACAAGACGAGCGCGTCTGTTTCCGTGTCTGCGATACCGGCTCCGGTATCCCCAAACCCATCAGGGAACGCCTCTTCGAACCCTTCTTTACCACCAAGAACGTGGGCAAGGGCACCGGGCTGGGACTGTCCATCTCGTACGGCATCGTGGGAGACTACGGCGGCGACATCAAGGCGCGATCCTGGGAAGGCGACGGAGCATGTTTTGAAATATGCTTCCCCATCGCCGAGTGCGAATTGTAATCAGCCCCACGACAGCAAATCCAATATGACACGACAGAAGTGCAGACTTCTGTCGTGTTTTTTTTTGCACCACACTCCGATCGAATTAAAAACCTCATAAAAATAAAGCAAAGCATACTGTCTTTTTCTATGGTTTGTAGTAAGTGAGAAGTACTTTCCTTTTCAGGTGGGGGCTATACCTGAAAAAGGGAAACACCGACCAGGAGGAGGTATGAAGCGAAAAACCAAGTCTATCTTATTGGTTTTATGCGGCATCGTGATCGCGTTTCCGCTCTTCAGCATGACCTATTACACCATGGTCAGGACTTCGACCCCGGAGTTCTGCGGCTCCTGTCATGAAATCAGGCCGGCAGTCATGGCGTGGAAGATGTCATCGCACGTCAACAACGGGCAAGGGTTTGTGGCTGACTGTATGGACTGCCATCTGCCCGCTCCCCATGACACGTTTGACTTCTTCTTTGCCAAGTCCGCACACGGGCTCAAGGATGTCGTCTCTCACTTCACCGGGGGAGCCGAAGCGTATGATCGTACGATCATGAAAGAACGCATCTGGGTATCAATGAAGAACGACCAGTGCTTGAAATGTCACCGCAACATCCTGCATATGCCGGACAAACGCGGGGCCATGCTTGCGCACCGAAGAGTGCTCTTCAACCAGGGTGGCGATGAATATCGCTGCACAGATTGTCACAGACATCTTGTTCACAATGACAGACAGACATTTGATTACAAGCAGTACAAGGCTCCCTATCGGGCCAACGGACTGCGCAATCTGGGTATCTAGGAGGACAGCGTATGTATCGTAAATTGACTCTCATCCTGTTCACGGCACTTGCTCTCACCACATTCCTTGCGATGTCGGCCAGTGCACAGAACTTCCCCAAACAACGAGAACTTCGCATGGACCGCGCCATCCCGCCCCAGGGCAAGGCCTGCATAGAATGTCACAAACAGGAAACCCCAGGTATTTTTGCTGACTGGGCAATGAGCCGCCACGCATCCGCGGGCATCACCTGCCTCGACTGTCACCAGGCCCAGCCCGGCGACAAGGACATCAGCGTCGACCATGAACAATACTACTCCAAGGGCAACATGCCCATGGGTGAAAAACAGTACTTCGTCCCCATAGCCTCTCCGGTCACTCCCAAGGATTGCTCCCGCTGCCATCCCGACGAAGCAAAGTCGTATGCAAAGAGCAAGCACGCCAACACCATCGAGATCATGTGGAAGCTCGATCCGTGGCTGAACAAGGGCATGAACTCCGACAATGAGCGCAAGACCGGCTGTTTCTACTGTCACGGTACGGTTCTGGAGATGAAAGACGGCAAGCTCGATCCGGCCACATGGCCCAATGTCGGTGTTGGCCGCGTCAACCTTGATGACTCATTGGGCAGCTGTACCAGTTGTCACACCCGTCACCGCTTCTCCGTCATGGAAGCACGCAAGCCCGAGACCTGCGGCCAGTGCCACCTTGGTCCTGACCACCCGCAAATCGAGATCTTCACCGAATCCAAACACGGCGACATCTACAACGCCTTCAAGCATGAGTACAACTTCGACTCCGCCCCTGGCGCGTGGACTCCCGGCGTGGACTATCGCGCACCGACCTGCGCCTCCTGCCACATGTCCGGTTCAGGCAATCAGCCCACCACCCATGACGTGACCGAACGTCTATCCTGGGAAACCCAGGCACCGCTCACGGTCCGGCCGCAGGACTTCAAGCCCTTCCCGTCAGGAACTGAGTGGAGCGTTGAACGCGACAAGATGAAAGACATCTGCCGCCAGTGCCATGGCAAGGTTTGGGTCGATGACTTCTATACCCAGCTCGACACCTCTGTCGAAGAGTATAACGAAGTCTACTTCAAGCCGGCCAAGCAGATGCTCGGCGAGCTGTATGAAAAGGGTCTGCTCGACAAGACAACCTACTTTGACGAAGGGCTGGAAGTCGAGTTCTACGAACTATGGCACCACGAAGGACGCCGCGCCCGCATGGGTACGGCCATGATGGCTCCCGACTACGCATGGTGGCATGGATTCTACGAATGCAAGAACCGTTTCAACAAGTTTATGGAAGAAGCACGGCATCTTATCGAGACCAACACAAAGGCTTACAAGTATCCCGATTTCCCCAATACGGGCGGCGATACGAAACGGCCTGAAAAAATCTTCGGCAAGAAGTAGCGTCAATAAACAGGCAAAAACACCAAGGGAGGGCGCGCATGGAGGCGACCTCCCTTTCACCATTCAAAACCTGTAAAAGGACACGATCATGACCCTTTGGAATTGGCTCATACCAGGTCATAATGGGTAAAACCCCCATTGACCTAACCCGCGTTTCACGTATCATAAATACTCGCCTTGAAAAGGGGGAATGAACACCCTTGACCCATTGATCGTTCAATCCCCTTTCAGGGCCAAAAGGATACACCATGCACAAAACAGGAATCGGCCTTACAACCCATTTTGCCTCGCCGGAAAGAGACACCAGGGAAACCATTGAAAAACTCGTAATGCAATTGCGGGAGGAACCCACACTGGGCTGGTTCAACGCGCTTCCCATGAGCATGGCCATTATCAATGAGCACCGCCAGATAATCCACTGCAACACAGAGTTCAAGGACCTTGCCCAAAAAGAGGACGTCATGGACATAATCGGACTGCGGCCAGGAGAAGCACTGAACTGTATCAATGCCAGAGCAGTCAAGGCGGGCTGCGGCTGTTCAAATTTCTGTAATGTCTGCGGTGCGGCCCAGGCTATCATCAAGAGTCTCAACGGCCATGCCGACTGTCAGGAATGCCGCCTTGTGCGTCTGGAAAATGGAACTGAAGTCCCTCTGGATTTACAGGTATTTACACAACCCATGCAATTCAATGGGCACCCCCTCATACTGGTCTTCATCATGGACATCAGTCATGAGCTCAGGCTGCGCTATCTCAACAGGACGTTTCATCATAGTCTCATAAACGGCGTTGGGGGCATTGCCACCCTGACGGAAATTATCGAATCCGATCCTGTGGATTCCGACCTCTTTCCCTTGCTCATCGAGTCTTCCCAGCGCACCTTGCGCGACGTGCTCTACCACCGGGATGTAGAAGCTGCCGAACATAATCGACTGACAGCCAAAATGGAAACCATCGAGGCCGAACCGTATTTCAAACAGATAGCCATGGATGAGTGCATTCAACGCAACACCCAGGACAGCTGTGTCGATATTTCCGTCACCACAAAAACCATCATCTCAGACAAACGCCTTCTGGGCCATGTCGTGCACAACATGCTGAGCAACGCCCTGGAAGCCTGGCACGAGAAAACAGGCACGATCACGCTTTCCTGCTCTGATTCAACCGATGGCAGAACTGTTATCACCGTGACCAACCCCGGCGTCATACCGGAAAACATCCAGAAGCAGATGTTCAAGCGATACGTCTCCACAAAGTCGAGAGATCGCGGTCTTGGAACCTACGTCATGAAGCTTCTTACGACAGGATACCTGGGTGGCGAAATCGCCTTTACTTCTGAAAACAATGTAACGTCTTTCACGGTTACGCTTCCCGCCGCATCTGCGGAAAGGTCTGCATAGTGACTTTACCCGATCTGAAAAAAGAACTTGAAATCGCCCGGACGCGATTGGCAAAGCTGGAAACGGAAAATGAAGTGGCCGAATGTGCCATGGACATGACCCTTGAAAAGCTCATTTTCGAAAACATTCCAGGCGGAATGGCCGTCATCGGTCTTGATGGCAGCATTCTGGTGCCCAACAGTGAAGCCTCCCAGATCATCGGGTATACCACAGAGGAAATAGTCAAGCTCAACGCATCCAGTATCATCTGCAACAGACAGGACCTCCTCACCCTGCTGAAACAACTCAAACAAGGAAAAATAATCTCCGGATATCCGCTCATGTTACGGTGCAAGGACAACTCGACCATATGGACCAGTTTCAGCGCCAAACCCATTGAGTACGGCGGATCAAAAGCAGCGCTGATCACATTCACGGACATCACCAAGCACAAGCAGGCACTCAAAGAACTGGAACTGGACGAGATTCGTTTCGAGATGCTCTACACCATTTCGGGCATGATCCATAAGCCTGAAAAGGATATCCTGAATTTCGCACTGGACGCCATCGTCAAAGTGACTGACAGCGAATTCGGCTACATCTTCCACCTGAACGAAGATGAAACTGAACTGTCTCTGCACGCCTGGTCCACAGATGCACTGAGGCAATGCAAAATAAAATCAATGCCTCGTGTGTTCAAAATCGAGGACACAGGACTTTGGGGCAATGCTGTCAGACAAAGAAAACCGATCATAACCAATGATTATATGGCGTGTCCGAACAAGAGAGGCCACCCAGAAGGCCATGTCCCGATCATCAGGCATATGAATATTCCCGTATTCGAGGGGAAACGCATCACCTTTGTGGCCGGCGTGGGCAACAAGGACACGGAATACACCAAAGAGGATATCCGCCAACTTGATCTGGTCATGGATGGCACCACAAGCGTTCTGCACAGAAAGCGGGCCATCACAGCCATGGAAAAGGCGCACGACCGGCTGGAAGAACGAGTCCAGGACAGAACAGCCAAGCTGCAAAAAGCCAACGAGGATTTTGCGCGCCTGACAACCAAACTGATCAAGCAGGACAAAGAGCGTGAGCTGGCCAAAAAAACACTGATCCGTTACGAACGTATCATCTCTTCATCGCCGGACCTCATTTCCCTGATTGATCAGGAGCATCGGTTCGTCATGGTCAACGACGCCTACGAAAAAGCCTTTGGGATCAAACAGGAAGCGATCATCGGGCACTCTATTCACGGCATACTTGAGGACACTGTCCTTGATGAACGATTACATAAAAACGTGGACAAGACGTTCAACGGTGAAGTCATCAAAGTGGAAACATGGGTGAACTTCCCCACACTGGGCAAACGGTTCATGGCCGTGTTTTACCATCCGGTTTCCATTGAGGAAGGGATAATAGAATTCGTCTCTATCGAAGCCCGGGACATGACAGATCTCAAGACCAAGGAGGAAGCGCTTCGGGAGGCGGCAGAGAGACTCGACCTCGCAACCGATGCAGGCAACATAGGCATCTGGGAATGGGACCTGTTGGACGACGACACGATATGGGATAACAAAATGCATGAACTCTACAAGGTCACCCCCGGCGAGTTCGATTCCATTTATGATGCCTGGAGAACACGGCTCCACGAGGAGGACCTCCCCGAAATCGAGCGCGAGCTGGCCGATTGCATTGCAGAAAAGAAACGGTTCGACACCGAATTCAGGATCGTCTGGCCCGACGGCTCCGTTCGTTTCATCCGCGCTGCGGCGTCGCTACGAATCAACGAAGATGGCGTTCCTTTTTCCATGACCGGCGTCAACTGGGATGTCACGGATCGCCGCACCATGGAAATAGAACTGCGCCGACTCGCCTCCACCGATCCCCTGACCGGCGCCAGCAACCGCCGTCATTTCATGGACCGTCTTCAGGCGGAATTTGAACGGTGCAAGCGGTACTCCACCCCCATGGTTCTGCTCTCCATCGACATCGATCATTTCAAAAAAATCAACGACAGCTTCGGTCACCCGGATGGAGATGAAGTTCTCAAGGATCTCGTTCAACGGTGCAAGGCCACTCTGCGTACCACAGATGTTTTCGGCCGTGTGGGCGGTGAAGAGTTTCTGGCCGCGCTCACCCAGACCAGCAACATCGCGGGAGAACGCACGGCAGAAAGGCTCCGCTCCATCATCGAATCCAATCCGGTTTCCGTGCATGGCAATCAGATTCCCTACACCATCAGTATCGGCCTGACCGGCATACTCGATGAAGACAGCTCCATCGAACCGCTTCTCAAACGCGCGGACGAAGCACTCTACAAAGCGAAAAACAATGGACGCAACAGGGTCGAAAAACACTGATTTTCCCCATTGCCCTTGACGAGAATACGCTCACTGAATATCTTGCAAATAAGATTGATTATCACATAGAACCAACGAGGTCAGCCATGGCACCCCATTTCAAGCGCGATAAAGACGATGACTGGTTCCTGCCCAAGGACGTTCAGGACCAACTCACCAAAACCTTCAAGGACCTCAAGGATGACGTGATACTTGAGGTCTTTACCCAGCCCGGAGTCAACGACGAATTTTCCGACTATACGGTCAAGTTCTGTACTGATCTGGCCCGACTGACAGACAAGATCACTGTGCGCGAGTTTGCAATCCCCTCGGCCAGAGCCGACGAGCTCGGGGTCACGGCCTCGCCGACCCTGTGCATCAACCCGGATGAATACCACATCCGCTTCCTTGGCGCGCCCCTTGGCGAGGAAGGCAAGGCGTTCATTACCGCCATCATGCTCGTCTCTCTCAAGATGAGCGCATTGTCCGAGACCTCTGCCCCCATCATCGAGGCACTACACGACAAACGACTGATTCAGGTATTTGTCTCGCCCACGTGCCCATACTGCCCCGGGCAAGCGATGAACGCCATCAAATGCGCCATTGCCAAGCCTGATCTGGTTACGGCCGAATGCATCGAAATGAACGAAAACCCCGAACTCACGGAGCACTATAACGTCGGCAGCGTTCCGCACACCGTTATCAACGAAGGCGCGCACGAGGCCCTCGGCCTCCTGCCCGAAGAGCGCTTCGCGGTGGAGCTGGTGTATCTCAAATCCGCCGAGGAGCTGCTCAAGGAAGGTGCTCTGCCCGGTCAGGAAGGAGACAAAGCCCCCAAGGGGTTCGGCACCATCGAACCCGGCGAAGTGGACCTGGTCATCATCGGCGCAGGCCCGGCCGGTCTGACAGCCGGTATCTATGCCGTTCGCGCCGGTCTCAAGGCCGTGGTGCTGGAAAAAAGCATTATCGGCGGCCAGGTGGCACTCACCCCCGTTGTGGAGAACTACCCCGGTTTTGCCACCGTACCGGGCAAGCAGCTCATGGACATCATGAGCGAGCACGCCCGCGAATACGTCCCTGTCCATGAAGGCGAGGGGGTGGAGTCCATTGAGATGGGCGACATCGAAAACGATGAAACCATCACCGTGACCACCACGCGCGGCGTCTACTCCACAAAAGCGATCATCCTTGTCACCGGGGCCAGTTACCGCAAGCTCGGTGCCAAGGGCGAAGACACCTATTTCGGACGCGGCATCAACTACTGCGCTTCCTGTGACGGCTACCTGTATAAAGGCAAATCCGTGGCCATCATCGGCGGCGGCAATACCGCCCTGACCGACGCCCTCCACCTCAAGAACCTTGGCGTGGAGGTGACGCTCATCCACCGCCGCGACACCTTCCGCGCCCAGCAGCCGCTTGTGGACTCGGTCGAGCGCGAAGGCATCGCGGTCCTCTGGGACACGGTGGTCGATGAAATACAGGGCAATGACCAGCGCGTGACCAATCTCAAAATACGCAACCTCAAGACCAAAGCTGTCACCGACCTGCCAGTGGACGGTGCGTTCGTGGCCATCGGCCAGGAACCTGCCACGGAGCTGGCCCTCTCCATGGGCGTGGAACTCAAGCCCGACGGCTTCGTCAAGGTCGGCCCGGACATGCGGACCAACGTTCCCCGCGTCTACGCCGCTGGCGACCTTGTCGGCGGCCTGCAACAGATCGTCACCGCCATAGGTGAAGGCTCCATAGCGGCCATGTCCGCCTTCGAAGATATCGCACATCCTTATTGGAAATAAGCACATCCCCGACTGGATGACGGGGAGGAAGCACCTTCTTCAACAGGTGAATTCCTCTCCGTCTTCAGGCCATCATCCCCCTTTTTACGAGACCATGCAGTCCCTCTATGCAGGGGCCAAGACAGGGCGGCAACAGGCTGTCAGGCAGCCTTTCATTCCCTTTGCGCAGCACCGATGACCCCACTGCCGGAACCCTCGGATATCCACTTTGATATCGCCTTTGCTTGACACTATTCTTGGGGGCGTGCTAGCTCTGAAACTCTTGAGTGACTATCGGTCACTTTTTGACCGCGAGTCACAATGCGACCGAAAGTCATTCAGCATTCATATTCTAACAGAAAAAGTGTAACATGGCGAAAAAACAACAGGAAAAATCACAACAAACCATGAACGAGCTCATGGCTTCGGCCATTGAATTGTTCGGTTCAAAAGGGTTTTCCTCCACTTCCGTAGCCGAAATCACCGACAATGCAGGGTACGCCAAAGGCAGCTTTTACCGTCACTG containing:
- a CDS encoding diguanylate cyclase; the protein is MTLPDLKKELEIARTRLAKLETENEVAECAMDMTLEKLIFENIPGGMAVIGLDGSILVPNSEASQIIGYTTEEIVKLNASSIICNRQDLLTLLKQLKQGKIISGYPLMLRCKDNSTIWTSFSAKPIEYGGSKAALITFTDITKHKQALKELELDEIRFEMLYTISGMIHKPEKDILNFALDAIVKVTDSEFGYIFHLNEDETELSLHAWSTDALRQCKIKSMPRVFKIEDTGLWGNAVRQRKPIITNDYMACPNKRGHPEGHVPIIRHMNIPVFEGKRITFVAGVGNKDTEYTKEDIRQLDLVMDGTTSVLHRKRAITAMEKAHDRLEERVQDRTAKLQKANEDFARLTTKLIKQDKERELAKKTLIRYERIISSSPDLISLIDQEHRFVMVNDAYEKAFGIKQEAIIGHSIHGILEDTVLDERLHKNVDKTFNGEVIKVETWVNFPTLGKRFMAVFYHPVSIEEGIIEFVSIEARDMTDLKTKEEALREAAERLDLATDAGNIGIWEWDLLDDDTIWDNKMHELYKVTPGEFDSIYDAWRTRLHEEDLPEIERELADCIAEKKRFDTEFRIVWPDGSVRFIRAAASLRINEDGVPFSMTGVNWDVTDRRTMEIELRRLASTDPLTGASNRRHFMDRLQAEFERCKRYSTPMVLLSIDIDHFKKINDSFGHPDGDEVLKDLVQRCKATLRTTDVFGRVGGEEFLAALTQTSNIAGERTAERLRSIIESNPVSVHGNQIPYTISIGLTGILDEDSSIEPLLKRADEALYKAKNNGRNRVEKH
- a CDS encoding sensor histidine kinase → MHKTGIGLTTHFASPERDTRETIEKLVMQLREEPTLGWFNALPMSMAIINEHRQIIHCNTEFKDLAQKEDVMDIIGLRPGEALNCINARAVKAGCGCSNFCNVCGAAQAIIKSLNGHADCQECRLVRLENGTEVPLDLQVFTQPMQFNGHPLILVFIMDISHELRLRYLNRTFHHSLINGVGGIATLTEIIESDPVDSDLFPLLIESSQRTLRDVLYHRDVEAAEHNRLTAKMETIEAEPYFKQIAMDECIQRNTQDSCVDISVTTKTIISDKRLLGHVVHNMLSNALEAWHEKTGTITLSCSDSTDGRTVITVTNPGVIPENIQKQMFKRYVSTKSRDRGLGTYVMKLLTTGYLGGEIAFTSENNVTSFTVTLPAASAERSA
- a CDS encoding NapC/NirT family cytochrome c, which codes for MKRKTKSILLVLCGIVIAFPLFSMTYYTMVRTSTPEFCGSCHEIRPAVMAWKMSSHVNNGQGFVADCMDCHLPAPHDTFDFFFAKSAHGLKDVVSHFTGGAEAYDRTIMKERIWVSMKNDQCLKCHRNILHMPDKRGAMLAHRRVLFNQGGDEYRCTDCHRHLVHNDRQTFDYKQYKAPYRANGLRNLGI
- a CDS encoding multiheme c-type cytochrome; translated protein: MYRKLTLILFTALALTTFLAMSASAQNFPKQRELRMDRAIPPQGKACIECHKQETPGIFADWAMSRHASAGITCLDCHQAQPGDKDISVDHEQYYSKGNMPMGEKQYFVPIASPVTPKDCSRCHPDEAKSYAKSKHANTIEIMWKLDPWLNKGMNSDNERKTGCFYCHGTVLEMKDGKLDPATWPNVGVGRVNLDDSLGSCTSCHTRHRFSVMEARKPETCGQCHLGPDHPQIEIFTESKHGDIYNAFKHEYNFDSAPGAWTPGVDYRAPTCASCHMSGSGNQPTTHDVTERLSWETQAPLTVRPQDFKPFPSGTEWSVERDKMKDICRQCHGKVWVDDFYTQLDTSVEEYNEVYFKPAKQMLGELYEKGLLDKTTYFDEGLEVEFYELWHHEGRRARMGTAMMAPDYAWWHGFYECKNRFNKFMEEARHLIETNTKAYKYPDFPNTGGDTKRPEKIFGKK
- a CDS encoding FAD-dependent oxidoreductase — encoded protein: MAPHFKRDKDDDWFLPKDVQDQLTKTFKDLKDDVILEVFTQPGVNDEFSDYTVKFCTDLARLTDKITVREFAIPSARADELGVTASPTLCINPDEYHIRFLGAPLGEEGKAFITAIMLVSLKMSALSETSAPIIEALHDKRLIQVFVSPTCPYCPGQAMNAIKCAIAKPDLVTAECIEMNENPELTEHYNVGSVPHTVINEGAHEALGLLPEERFAVELVYLKSAEELLKEGALPGQEGDKAPKGFGTIEPGEVDLVIIGAGPAGLTAGIYAVRAGLKAVVLEKSIIGGQVALTPVVENYPGFATVPGKQLMDIMSEHAREYVPVHEGEGVESIEMGDIENDETITVTTTRGVYSTKAIILVTGASYRKLGAKGEDTYFGRGINYCASCDGYLYKGKSVAIIGGGNTALTDALHLKNLGVEVTLIHRRDTFRAQQPLVDSVEREGIAVLWDTVVDEIQGNDQRVTNLKIRNLKTKAVTDLPVDGAFVAIGQEPATELALSMGVELKPDGFVKVGPDMRTNVPRVYAAGDLVGGLQQIVTAIGEGSIAAMSAFEDIAHPYWK